The Gossypium arboreum isolate Shixiya-1 chromosome 2, ASM2569848v2, whole genome shotgun sequence region AATGGGAAGCTCTTGTaaaatagttttaataaaaaattctttaccaCCAATAGATAAATTCTGGATGCTCGAACTCTTCGTTTTTTGAATAAATATTTCTTTCAACTCCATGAACGCGTCCTTTTTTCTTATCCCTACCATTGTTAGTAAACTTAGATATTTTTTTGGGTTATTTGAAATTCAAACCCCCAACACCCCTCCTAGTTGCTCTTTGAGATCATTCTGCACATTTCTGCTAAaataaattagggatttttcaAAATTCACCTACTGACCAAAGATACTTTCGTACTCATTAACcactaatttcatcatttttgctcATTCCAACGTTGCATCCCCAAATAATATGCTATCGTCGACAAAGAAAAGGTGGGTAATTGGTAAGTCTCCTCTACCCACTCTAGCCCctctaattttttcttttcttttatccttCTTTAGCAATTTAGAGAAACCCTCTGcgtaaatgataaataaatatggaTTCAGAGGGTCTCCATGCCTTATTCCTCTAATTGGTTTAAATTCTACCCCTTGTATCCCATTTAACACCACTGAATAAGAAATGATCTTTACACACCTCATCATTAGTTTTATCCATTTGTTGCAAAATCCTAACATCTTCATCATATGATTTACTCATGTCTAATTTTAGTGCAAAGGAACGTGAACCATCTCTcttctattttttaaataatgtAGAATTTCATAAGCAATCAGAATGTTATCTATAATTTGTCTTCCTAGGATAAAAACACCTTGCATTTCTTTAATGTATAAATGTAGCACCTTTAAAAACCTATTAACCAGAACTTTCGATAATATCTTGTAAACTACATTGCAAAGGCTTATAGGTCTGAACTATCCCAAATTCGTTGGAGCTTGTACTTTGGGTATAAGCACAatgttagttttgttaatttcttCAAAATCCTTGTCGTTGTTCAACACCTGAAGACAATAAGTAACTACATTATTTCCAACTATATGCTAgaacttttaaaagaaaaaagcgGGTATTCATCTTTTCTGGATGCTTTGAGAGGTGCCATACCTTTCAATGCCTCTACCACTTCTTCTTCCCTAAAATCCTTGCAAAGTCCCTCATTTAAAAGTCTCGTGATGCAATGATGGAATTCACTTCTAAGCTCTTCACAATTCTACAATAGACTAGAAGAAAAAAGGGTTTTCAAGAAAGAAGTTACAAGATCCATAATAGCATTGTCTCCTTCCACCCATCCACCCCTTCCATCCTCTAacttttttattgtattttttctTTTACGATATgttggaaaattatgaaaaaactTGCATTTCGATCTCCCATACGTAACCAATTTGCTCTAGCACCGTGttcccaaatttttttttgtcGGCTTCCATGTTTAAAGCAAGTTTAACTACCGTTATTTTCGCCAAATTGTCTTCATCTGGATCTtattcatttaagctatttaaacATAGGTTTAACTCCTTTCTAGTCTTCATGCGAGTTTTATTATTATCCTTCTCCTAAATTTTCAGCTTCTACTTCAGTTCTTCTAATCTCTTTGGTAGATCTTTCTCCCCTAAATTCTACCTTTGGCGTATCTGCTCTTCAATATGTTTTTCCCAAACCCAATCAACATTGAATCGAAATGGGATATCACCATAAAATATCCTCCCTTCCCTTTATTTTTTGAACACGTTGTCTTTTCTTCCTTTCCACAAGTCCTATTGGCTTTTCTTCGAGCACCTCATTAGACTCCATTATCATATTATGTATTGTCTCGCCCTCAATTCTTTGACTTCCAATCTCATTAACCTGATTAAATCTATGAAATCTTCTACGTAACTCCCTCACCACACATTTCCCTCTTGCCCTGTTTATATACTTCACACCATAGAACAGCATCTGATTCCTTCTACGACCATCTTCCAAATCCATGTCGCTTTTGATTATATCTTTTGGTTCCTCCCTATGCCATCTACTCACAGCCATCATCTCCCTCATTGTCACTGTTCTTAGAGAGATACCCCATCCAAACTCAACTTTTTGAAAACCCAACGATAATTGAAGAGGGCAAAAACTTTCATCGTGCCCTAATTGCCTAcacaagaaacaaaacaaagatagTCTTTCATATTGAAAATCTGCATAAGTTGATTTATCCTCACTATACGTGACTCGCTTCTTTCTCTTTAACGGGTTTCAAACATTCAAACAGACTTTAATACGCATAATCTTCCTAAAACCCTTTGTTAATATTTTGGCATCATAATCCAAAAACTCCCCAATAAAATTCCCCATTTGTCTTGCCATACCTTCTAACATTGAGCCCAAAGGTAGATCATGAATTTGCATCCAAAAATTCGTATAATGAAGGGAAACTTGTAACAGATCCTCCCCTCtttaatttatgaaatattaACAGATGACGATTAAAGAACCAAAGGATACCATCTAACATCCTCTTTAAATCAACCTCATTAAAGAATCTGAATATGATTCGCTTCTCCTCAATCTCTGATATGGTTACCCCCTCAATCGGATGCCACAACTCCGAAAACACGTCTCTTAAAGGGGCAAAGTGGACACAACTGTCTGTTAACACCCTACCCACTAGACAGAATATGAAACCATCTTCTCCTACATCGTTCTCCTCTTACCCCGCAATAGGATCGTCCTCTAGATAGACCAAGTTTAGATTTGCTAGATCAGCCTCTATGCCTTTAGTGGGCTCTTCACGCTTACAATTCCTATCCCTGATTGAAACCTTAAAAATTGAATGCTAATTGAAAAAACCCCAAACCTATGAGTTGGTAGACAAAGAAAACAGAGAAAACCTAATTGTAGGTACGTCGTTCCCAAATAagacttaatttttgaatttagacttaaaacttaaaatatttatatacattatattattttaagtATTAGTAATACTAAtacattataataaattattatattatgtattaatAATAGTtacatattataatattattagcagtatatattctattattattttgtatattagcaatataatttattatattatcattaaagtttaattttatagattttaataattaataattttatatatttattatacatttataattatagtattaaaatattttatattaaattaatatttttaaaatttatttcactttctaatttatcataaaattattattaattacttttcctattaataaaattttaatataaatatgcaATACTTATAAAtacattttcaaaaaataaaatttatcatttatttatatcttatttttatttcaggtaatataaaaaatatattaattattaatagtTGTTATGGTTGTTCAATTCTAAATTCGGACTTTGATTTGATTTATCTCGAGCTTAGGTTAAGTCGGTTTCTAACATAGATCTGTTACGAGCTCGAGCTTTCTCGAGCTTAGATTTTGTCAAGCTTAGACTTTTTCAAATTTGGATTTATGATGGGCTTGAAATTTCTCAAATTCGAATCACTACCGGCAAGCTTTTAAGCTCGGGACTATTTTGCCATCACTATACCCCATCGTTGGACAGCTCTACAAAAATAATCCAATTTTGTCTATTTGCAGTTTCGATCGTCAAGCCTGTCCAGCCCATGTTTGTTTCTAACAAAAGCCCACCGTGGCCTCACCTACTAAACTCACCGATTCAAGGATAGACTCTATAGATCGTAAGCTGAAAGTGACACTAAGCTCTTCCGCCGGTAACACATACCAGACACAGATGGCATCCTCTAACTTGAAGATGATGAAAAGCCCACTTACCACTTCAGTAGACAAAGGACACTTATTACCCATGAAAGCATCAGTTATGATCGCTACAAAGATAAACACAGCTACAGTTCCTCTTCAGGTTAATTGCTTGCTTCTTTAGTTACTACTTCATCAAGTTATTAGATGGATAGAACATGTGATCATTGATGGGTTTTGGGTAGAATACACTTTGGTATATTTATTTGTTTCTTAATTAAGTTATGAACCGAAGATTGTGATATCAGAGTTTATTCATTTGCTAAGGATTAACATTTGGTGTGGAACAATGAAAAAAACAAGAATTTTGAGCTAAAAATAAGTGCAAAATGATAAGTTAATCTGTTAGGTAATCTGGATACTGATTTGATAATTAATATATTGGGTTTATGACCAGTTAATCATTTCTTTTCATCTTAGTTTGTATAATCCTTGGAAATTAGGATTTAGGAATGCATCGTCATCAATGAGCAAGAATTTAATGTTAATCTCTTGTTGACTGTAGCTTCTATCCACCTGCCTGCCATTCTCATAATTGCTTTGAATCTTGCTGTTGTATGTTACATGTAGCTTAAAAGAGAATAAATTTCCATCAACTAAGCCACTGATGTAGTGGGAAAGGAATTGCATTGATATCAAGTCTTTAGTTGACACCTAGTTCAATGTTCAAACCCTGGATAACACCTGCTTCCCccacttatttaaaaaaaaaaaaaaagatgatgaaTGTCTCTAATAACCAAGAGGGCTTTTGTCAAATATGGCTTACCATATTGTAAATGAATAAAATTAGCCGAACTTCTTCAAAGAAGTATGAATATTAGTAATTAGTTTAGGTGATTACAAATTAGGAGTTCATAGCTGCTTTGTTTAGGTATATGATGCACAGAAGATGGTGTTACCTGGATATATCGTATTGAAGGTGAGCCTGTATGATGCTGGAAACTACAGTTTAGGTTGGCTCTGTGTTCTGATTTCTTGTTTGAACCTTTGCTCAGTGCTCACTGAGTAACATTCCATCATTATTCctattttcatctttctttttaattttcatCTGAAGAAATTGTGTGAGCTAGCTTATTATGCCTGTGAATATGGAAAAGGGGGACTAATATTAGTATGCTTTCATGTTTCTTTAATATAAGTGACTGGCCAATTTGATAAAGAGTCTTTCTTTTCTTCTATAATTTTCTTTTCCAGTAATCAGTAACTCTGTTTTGAGTAGTGAAACAAGTCGATGGACTATATTTGTCGTTGAATTGCATATTTATAGTCTGCCTGAATTCTCATTTCTCAGTTGTAACACAATTTATAAGGTTTTTATAACAGTTGAGAACTGAAGATGATCAACATTGCTTTATTAGGTAAAAGAAAAGACAGATTTTGTTGATTGGTTTTGAACGATGCAGTTGAGTTTTAGAACTACTAAGGCTTATTGCAGAGTGCATTGCATTTGGCCTAAGCGAAAACTGGGATATCCCTTCTCTTTTGTGGACTATATCAGTCCTTTCTCACATTTCATCATCATCCAAACATGTTTCTTTATTGCAGAGTGCGTTGCATTTGGCCTAAGTGAAAACTGGACTAATATCAGTACATTTCATCATTATTCCTATTCCGAACATGTACTTTTGTCTCTTTTGCAGGTGAAATGTGAGAAAGGACATGAACCATCGACAACAGATGGTTTTGCTGTTTCACGAAGACATATGATGAAGTGTTTAACTGCCGAAGTTCTTGGTCTTACCCTTCTCCTGAAACCTGCAGAAGCTCGTATGAGTAGACTTGaaatgaagaaaaagatgatGAAGAAGCTTGAGGAGCTTAGGGAGAAGGCTGGAGTATCTAAGCCAAAAACTGAGAATAATGGGATGAAGAAGTCTCCGATATTGCCACTTCCACTGCCAGCCCCTGAAGGCAGAGTTGGAGCATTTGTGGAAGCAAACGTTAACAATGCCTTGTGATTTTGCGAGTAATAGGTTGGTTTGTGTTGTCAATTTTCCTGGAATTTGTAACTAAAGTGAAATTAGCTGAGGTATTAGAAGACTTGGTTTTTCCCAAGAAATGAATGTATCTATTTGTGTAGCTACTCCAGCATTACTAGACCAGAAAGActtatgtgatgaaatattgaGTTTTTCGGTTCAAGAGTTCTTTTTTAATATTGAGAAGAAAAAAGGAGTCATTTACATATTTAGCACCAATTTTCATGTAGACCACAGACCTTTTAATTCCAAAATGAAAGATGAATTAATTATttcattacaaaaaaaaaaaaaaaacaaaacaaaagacgTAGACTAATTGATTTTTTTGTCCATGTTGTTGACAAGCTGTTTCATTTGGAACCTCCAAATTAAAAAATAAGCCAAACCTAACCCTAGCAGCACATAAATCCAAACATGTTCCTCCCCACTCTCTTTCTCCGACCTCACCTCCACTATCTTAAACCCCTCCCTCTCTTTCCCATTTATACCCTCCATCACATGCCCATATAACACATACGCCCTCCCTTCCTCACCCACTACAACTGAGGTTGCGAACCCTTCCTCCTCAAGGGCAGTTTTGTCATACACCACCCCTTCTCCCCAACTATCGTCGCTCTTCAAAAACCAAAGCTTTTGCGTTGACACCACTAAAACGACGCCGTCTCTCCTGATCGCAATCCCATCTGGCATAACCAAATCCTGGTTCAGCAAAACTGTCCTCGCTTTCCCATTCTCCTCATCCACCTTAAACATCTTGCCCGTATTGCTTTGCACCACCAGTAAATATCCCTTGCTGACGTAAGCGATTCCGTTGAGGCCGCAATCGTTGAACGGTTCGTTTTTGCCCATAACCGATGGGTAACGGCTAAAGGCTGGAGATCTCGAGAAGATCCACGCCTCTCCCTCTTCGTTGACTTTCCAGATGAAGTTTCCGACCGAGTTGGTGACGTAAGCGTTGCCCTTGAAGTCGACGGCAACGTCGTTGGCAACGTCACGCCCGCGGCCGATTGAGGCGATGGGGAAATCAGGGTCGGAGGGGAGGAGGGAGAGAAAGAGGCGGCGGCGGGTGCGGAGGTCGTAGGCGACGAGGGCGTTGAATGGAGGGAGAGGGGAAACAGAGTGGAGGCAAGCGAGAAGGCGGTTTTTAGTGAAATCTACCGTCAGACCTAAAACAGTAACGTTTTCAGGGAGGGCGGGATCGGAGATCAGAGTTTCGACAACGCCTGCGTCGGAAACGGAGTGGATTGTACGGTGGTTTAGGGAACCGACGATGAAGTGCTGGGCTAATAGGTCCCAGGCCATGCCTTCTGGGTAGAGGTTAGGCCATTGGAAATCGATGACGTGCGTCTTCCCGGCGACGGCGACAGCAACGCCCATGGAAACGATGATAAGTAAGGATATAAAGCTAGTTTTTATTGGAGACATGATGGATGGAATTGTTTTTTTCTTTAGTTGAACTAAAGAGGGAGAGTGCCTTTACTctctttttatttgttaaaaggaaGTAGAGTTTTGAAGGGAATCGAtcaatttaaccttttttttatttgttttgtaatTCAATTTCTTGTCAGAAAAGTTTTTCCAAGGTTTTCTTGTCAAacaggttttttttttgtttttttttccttgagatatagagagagagagaagtaAAAAaggttttcattttcttttaaatatgaTCTCATGAAACAAGCCTCTAAGACATTTAAATTTTCATGATATATAGcttaagaaaatatattttacgtCCACTAGATTTGTTAAATCCAATCATAACCTCACATTTGGtttcaataaaattatttaaaatttataaggattttaatattatatttttattaaaaataataacatcGACCCAATAAAAGAGTAAgtctcattttaaaaattttattttaatagcgtattgttatttttaataaaaatagaattttataaattttaaataattgttttataatttttatgatttttaaataaattttaaattttataagagtttaattgatttttttaatttgttactAAAGTCTTTTGACTCTTTAGCTTTATTAGtttaaaaatttctaatttaCTTCCAATAAAATAGTagagatcaaattgaataaatgtgtaaaggttgaggactaaaattgttattatacctTATATATAAATACTAATTTTTAACAAATGGATTGTTTTATTCACTCATCTAGTGATGAGCTTACAGggttaatttgctcattttctcaataaaaaactaaaatgtaATCCAAAGTATAGTACAATGGTTTGTGGTACTTTTATCTTGAGATTTGTTAACTTCAATAATAAGAAATTAATGTCACATTTGGGTAgttggaataaaataaaattgtaataaaatattattttatagaaATAAAATAGGATTATAATGAAGTAAAACAAGTTAACAAGACATGTAATAGGTATTACATTGTTTGATTGGTTAAGTTATTGTTAGGGAATAAAAAGGAATAGGTATAAATTGACAAGTTAATCCTTgagttaaataaatataatttatttaaattcttaaatatatattaaaaatatctaaataaattatatat contains the following coding sequences:
- the LOC108467206 gene encoding uncharacterized protein LOC108467206, coding for MASSNLKMMKSPLTTSVDKGHLLPMKASVMIATKINTATVPLQVKCEKGHEPSTTDGFAVSRRHMMKCLTAEVLGLTLLLKPAEARMSRLEMKKKMMKKLEELREKAGVSKPKTENNGMKKSPILPLPLPAPEGRVGAFVEANVNNAL
- the LOC108467205 gene encoding uncharacterized protein LOC108467205; translated protein: MSPIKTSFISLLIIVSMGVAVAVAGKTHVIDFQWPNLYPEGMAWDLLAQHFIVGSLNHRTIHSVSDAGVVETLISDPALPENVTVLGLTVDFTKNRLLACLHSVSPLPPFNALVAYDLRTRRRLFLSLLPSDPDFPIASIGRGRDVANDVAVDFKGNAYVTNSVGNFIWKVNEEGEAWIFSRSPAFSRYPSVMGKNEPFNDCGLNGIAYVSKGYLLVVQSNTGKMFKVDEENGKARTVLLNQDLVMPDGIAIRRDGVVLVVSTQKLWFLKSDDSWGEGVVYDKTALEEEGFATSVVVGEEGRAYVLYGHVMEGINGKEREGFKIVEVRSEKESGEEHVWIYVLLGLGLAYFLIWRFQMKQLVNNMDKKIN